DNA from Strigops habroptila isolate Jane chromosome 6, bStrHab1.2.pri, whole genome shotgun sequence:
CATAGCCCAGTTTTCCCCTTATGCATTCTTTGGTAAATGCCTACAATGACTTCCATCATTTGTGCTGTCCACTTTCAGTTTCATTAGAGCTTCATGCAATTCCTCAGTCACCCTTCTTTAGCATCCTAAATAACTGTCAATCATCAAATTATCCCTTGGGTTTTAATGACTACATTACCAAGCTGAGGTGTAATGACACATGCCACCAGCAACCTCCCTTCCTGGAAAGAAACACCCCCTCTATTTCCCAGCTTTAATCAACTGGGAGGACATTGCCTTTTGTATCATAGCACTTGAGCTTCTTTAGAAGCCAACAGCAATGTAAAACAGTTCACACCTACCTACGTGCTTTTCAAGTCCTTAAGAGAATTCGAAAAGTTTTATGAGACATGACTTCCCTCTGAAGAAGCCTTGACGACTCTCCTGAGGTTATTAATGCATTCATTGCATCCTGTGGTGCAGTTTCTGGTCATTTGGCCagaacagacacacagacactgAAGGCTTTGTTTAATGTCCTGGTCCAGGAGCTGTTTGCAAAGCTCTTGCTCGAGAGGACACAAAACACCTTCCAGGGCTCCCTGTACTGCACAGCCTTACACCAACTACTCACCTTGCCTGAACCCCTTAATCCACACTCCAGTGGATTTAATACCACCGTAGTAAAGGCAGCAGCTTATGGAGAGGCCGCTGGGCAGTTACTAGCAGGGCTCTTGGGATGCAGAGCATTTAATTAGAAGGATGCTGGGTAGAGGAATCTTCAGCACTTAAGTCTTTGCCTTCAAAGGTTGATGAAAGCATGATCAGTGGAAGTGCTACATCCAGGAGCATCCCAGCAATGGAGCTGCAGCTGACTCCAACAAGAGACCAGGGCCAGTGTGGAACCCAAGGCACAAGTGAGGCAGCAGCCAGGACAGTTACTTTTGGAAACTTATGGAGTTAGTGGAAGAGTAGTGGAATTTCCCAATTCATTTGAGAATAAAACAtgacaaaatgacaaaaagaggAATTGCATGACGCTGATTTAGTTTTGTTAAATGTAAATGATAGCACATGGTATTTTAGACAATTGCAAGATATTCAGCATCTGAAAGCATCTGCCATGTAGAAACACTTCAAGCCAGCAGCAAGGCACCATTACCTCTCAAGTAGGCACAGGAAATAGAGGCAGTGGTCTGACAACTCAGTCAATCCACTTTTAGGCTTCCTGTGATGAAGCTACATGAGAAAGCACCAATCCAGAATGAACTTACGTTATCAGTTCaagttatttttcccttgaacAGGCTTCCTTTGAAGCAGCAGGCTTCACCCCAGAGCAGGTACCATCTCATCTGCACATCTCACCTCCTGCTAGCGTGGCTACAAACCGTTCTCCAGCAGGAGGCATCCAGCCAACACGAACTGCACTGCACAGCTCAGGGAAAGGCAACCCGCTGCTCCTGCCTGACCCAGATCTCTTCTGTCTTATAGGCAGAGCAGGAACAGCGAAGCTGCTGTTATTGTGGGTTCAGAGACAGAGGCGGTGACACAGTGACTAATGTAattgagaaagggaaaaaccagGGCAGAGAGCCAGATACCTTACTGTATGCTGAAAGGTGAATGCATCTTCAGTTTCCAGAGCTACAAACAGAAATAAGTTGAAGGTTTGCATTTGTGTCAGAAATATTCAGTCACTGCTTCTCTCCCCCCTTGGATATCAAACAGAGCTGACACAGCACAGGTAGGTATCTAGAATTGTAGTATCTCTTTATCATGTgggaaaagaagcaggaaagggagCAGTTGCTGCCTGCAGGATTTCTGCTCACACCAAAAGGGCTTGCAGAAACCCAGCACTGAATGGTCAGAGGAATGACAAACATCTCACTGCTCACCTTGGCTTTAAGGAAAATTAGCTACCAAGGAAAAGCCATAAACAATTGTCTGTGCAAGCCTGCATAGTGCCTATTGACAGCCCCCATTGCACTGGCAGGAACAGAGAGCCACAGCTCTATCACAGATGTGTACAGGGCTGTTCAGCTGAAGGACCTTTTCCTCCACTGATCCAGAGTCAAACCAAATGAAGAAGGGCACAGATTCAAGGTGGGGCTGCAAGTAGCTGATCTGAGGGAATGTAGGAGCAGGAGAGGTTTGCAGACAAGCATCTGTATTTGGaatagaaagaaacagaagagcatAAGGCAATTGATACTGGAAGGACAGACCAGCAGATGctaattcttttttctccatttaagGTGTCTGCCACAACATGCCAGACGTCTCAGGCCACTGTGCGGGATGGGTCTGAGTCTTCTGATGCTTCCAATGGTCTCCTAAAGTGTCTCCATGCAACGAGTCCCAGCCGAATagcaaaaatgaagcaagtAATTGCCAGCAGAACAactagaaaacaaacacagagtCATGTTAGTGCATGAGAGAAAGTCAGTACCTCTTGTCATATTATAGCTCCTAGTATAGGGAGcattcagagaaagaagaaaacaagaatccCCCTGCACAGGAGCCATTACCCCCCCATCAGAGCTGTATTCCAGAGTTTCACTGCTATCCAGTTAAATACCCAATGCTTCCAGGTCAAGGAATGTCTAAAGGGGGGGCTTTATggacacagaaataaaagtgcaTTACATTAACAAAACACTCCAAGAATAGTTAAACTATATAAACAAAACATGCACTAGTTTgggaaaagcacatttttgaCCTACCAGCCAAACAAGCCGAACCactaaaaatgaagttttgttgGTAGAAATGCCCCTACTGCAGGAACACAGCTGCGTGCCAGAGATCACATGTACCCTCACATTCCTGGTGGCCATCACCATCAGGAGATGTCTCCAGTGCCCTCATGCCTTTGGCAGACAAGCTCTGCTAAGCCCTGTTGGGTGCTTTTAGGCACTACCAAGCACCAGCTGCTCTTACAGCAACAGGGAACACACATTGGAGTGACTGGAACAGTGGTGCCAGTCCAGATATTAGCTTTAGCCGCTGCTATGTGGCAGCTTCTGCTGACCTTAGAGTGGGAACAGGCATCTCgaactgctgcagcaggattcAGAGCTCACACAGCTCAGTCCCTTTCATGCTGGCGTAACACCATTCAATGGCATAGCTTTTGCCAGACTGATTACACAGTATTTGGACAGCTTGAGCCCTTTTACAATGGATGACTACACTCAGCTACAGTGGCATGCAGCAACTAAATAATCCTGGGAAAACTGAAGGCTAGCCTGACCTCTGCATAAGAGAGGAGCACTCACAGAGTTTTGAATTGTGAAATTTAGATACAACCCCCCTTGGGTCAGAAACTTATGCACTGATCCTATATCCCAAATGATACAGAGCAAATGGAAGCCCATAGCCttcatcccagccctgctcttccTTCAGCCCACCCTGTGTCAAATGGAGCTAACAGAGAACCCAAGTGTATAATGGAGAATTGTAGAATAAACATTGCACTGGGAAGTGAACTCGAGGCGACACAAAGCTTGAAGCCAGCCCCAAGGCTCATGGGCAATGATTTCTGCTCTACTCTTTACTTTGCAAAATTAATACCTCCTAATAAATCCTTCTAAATAATACTTTCCAAGAGACAAGTCTGTCTTTCTGCCCCTAATAAACAGGAAAGATATAGAAATGTTTCCTGGCCGCCTTTTACAAGAGTTGGAAATAACCCAAAAGATTCACCTATAAAAACACCATTTGTTGTTGGGAATGAAAGCAAGAAGTTCTTGCATGCGCTGCCAGTCAGAGCTGTTATGACCACTGGGTAGACTGTGAGGTTATAGCGGACATACTTGTCAAGGACAAAGTTTTCTAGATAAAACCTGTGAAGAGAAAGACTCAAAGTAAGTATTTTCTCCGTAGTTTGATTCCTTAAAGGAATTAGacaaagacctttttttttgcAGACCAGTTTGGACCAGAGTCCAAAATTCTTCATTTACCTAAATTCAGAAGataaatttttaatagaagtttAGGTGGAAAAGCCATGTTTCATATTGTTTTCCATATCAAACCCTTATCTGTAAACCTAGGGCAGGTTGGGCTCATCCAAGTCACAGCACCCTGTTCCTGGCCCACAGCATGTGCTTATTGGCATTGCTGAGGGTCAGGGAAGAAGAGCTATGCCCAGGCTCTCTGTTCATCTGCCATGAATTATAAGGGGCCACTGTACTCAGTGTTGGTACAGGGACAGACTGTGAATTGGGACAGATAGTCCAACCCATTTGTGAGAAGTTGGAAGGGTTTGGTGGGAACCCATGAGGATGCTTACCATATCACTAGGCCGAGACCAAGGATGCTGAGACAGGCAGTCGTTGCTGTCTCATTGGCCACATTCCACTTGTAGATCAGCACAATGGCAAAGTTCAGCAGGGTGGCAATGCTGGTCCATGTTGCATACAGCGCCAGCCCATTCTGGACCTGCCACATAGCACAGCAAGATGACAACcagtaataaaaaaaggcaattccTAGTGATCTTTTGTGATCCATAGGTACTTGGGCAATTAAACCTGCCTTCTGGAGCTAGCTGCAGGGAAAGCCCTTCTCAACTGAGAAGAGTTGAAGCCCTGGAGTGCCCAAAGTACCCCAGAAATCCACCCCAGTTGCAGAATTCCCCATACAAAACCCTGTAATCCCATCACGGACTTCCCATCCACACCCCAAAGCACACAGTCTGCCTGGCTGCCCATCCCGGTTGTTGCAGGCTGCTGTAACCGGCAGAGAATAAGGTTTTTGAATCTCAGCAACCTCCCAGCAAACATCTTTGCTCCATGGAGCCTGCAGGAGCCACCATCAAGGGCTGGAGTCACTGCCGAGCAAGGATAGGGAACCCAGCTATTCCCATTTCCTGTGTTACAATGCAGTACAATGGTGTAAAGAACAGCCTGCTCCCAGTTTGTACCAAGAGATGTAGACACATTTCCAGCACCGTTGGTAGGAACTTTTCTGTGCAAAGCCTCCCAGCTTTGCAGACTCCCCCTCCACCGAAAACCTTCCTAGCTCCTTGGATGggcattttcagctttctcacTGAGCAATGCCAAAATCAAGCAAAGGAATCAAAGGTGGTTAAAGCACATGCAGTCATGGAAGGAGCtgcagtgtgaggtgtcctggatggggatggagagatCAGGGTGCTAGGTTTGAGCTAGGAGAGAGGCACAGGGAGGGAACAAAGCAGTGATGGAATATGAGTAtgtttatcttatttttctgtgcagtttgCCAAACACACACCCACTCTTCGCAAGAACAGCAGAATagtcattttcttccagaatttgGCAAATCTCAAAGGCAGATGCATTTGAAGCCTTGAGTAGTGTACAAGAAATAGATAGTTCCTTGTAATCAGATACAAGGGACATCATCAGCTACAGCAACAGAAGCCACCCTTAGCAACGGCTTCTCCCCCTGCAAGAAATATTCTTCCCACCCCAAACACAGGTCTGAGCTGAAGTTTTCATACTTCACTGAAAACTTAATTCTGTAGCAGCTGGAGAAGTACAAGGGATATATCTTGCTCTGAATCTTTCccattatcatagaatcaactgggttggaaaagacctttaagatcaaagATCAAGATTATGTCCAATAGGAAACAGATGCAGTTAAGCCTGTGTGCACCTGCAGCAAGCACAACTGAAAGTAAGGGCAGAAGTCTTCCCTTACCTATCTCCTGCCATTAAATCTTTCATTCTTGgtacctgcagcactgcaaagagCTTTTAGCATTTACCAACAGCACAGTTTCCCAAATGTCACCTACTAGGATGCGGATGAGCCAGAGCTCAGCTTTGTGACCCTTCACAAGCCACGAGGAATGGGCTCTCAAGGCTCGGTGTGAAATGAAGAGGCAGGCATATGTAGTAAAAGTGAGAGCTGCCAGGAGCaccagggctgggaggaggcaTCTAGGACAAAGAACATACACACACAGTATACATTTTTCCAGTGGTGCCATAACACCTTAATTCATAGCTTTAGTGTTTGCTGTCTTTAGGTTAATCAGCCTTTAATAAAGGTAATCACTACATGTAGCcttcattttaatatattgcTGTTTTACTCCATTAATCACAAAGTTGTTATTTTCCTGACTGCAACTGATTTCTTCATCTCTTGACAGTGGTGTTATTATAAGCCCTTCATGTGACCATGATTATGAAAAGAATCCAAGGCAAGGAGCTTAACTGTATTTATGAAGAGAGGCACAGCTCCTGTCTTACCTGTGGAGGAAAAACAACATGGAAGAACAGCAACTTTGGGAGATTTTAGACCTCAATAACCAATCCACCTCATGGGCAAGATAACATTGTGCCAAACTCCCAAACTTTTATGAAGGCTACCTTTTGCCAAGGCCTGCTATGGAGTTTTACAGGTATGATTAAGTGTTCGCACATAAGGGAAGGGCAAAATCAAGTAATTGGACAGTCACAACAAGAGGTTTATAAAGTATTTGTAACAAAAAGCAACTTACTCTCGGTCCCACAGTAACAGCCATGAAATATTGAGGCCATTATTGAGTATCCACACTGCATAAAAAGGTATTGGCAGCAAGTCTGGCTTTATGTAGACACATCCAAATTCATTCCTGCCAGGAAAAGTGGTTATGgagaaaggcatttttcttctgcattgaCCTACCAAGCTTTCCTGACCTCATTTTCCTCATACTAACAGGGGCTCCACACTGGAGTTAAGTATTTCAGCCTATATCAGACTGTTTCTCCTCTGCATCCTTCTCAGATACACAGTCCTTATGGCTTTTCCCATCAGAACATTGTCCCACAGTACAGAACCTCTTGCTGGTCTCTGTACCACAACTAAGGACTGCTCCACAGATGCTGCAAAGCTTGTGCCATTGGTGGTGGTAGCAGTGGCATGATCATGGGATTTTAGCCCAGTTCCCAGGGAGAAAAGGCTTATGGGATCACAGTGTGagtgcatatgtatatatgcattttgTGTACGCACTCATACCTGTATATGGACTTGATCACTTTTGTACAAACACATACTCCATTCTTCCCTCAACCTTCAGTGTTGGCCACTATCAACTGAGCTACTTCTCACAAGTCATATGAAAACAGCAGATACTCAAACTAAGCAGTCCCTGGTCCCCCTTGACAGAAGAGCTGCAGTGTAGGTGTATCCCACAGAAGACATCACAATATTACAGATATTACATGGTAGTACATGAGGCAGTTATTGATCTTATAGCCCCAGGAAAAGCTTCAAGTCCAGTTCAACTAACCGAGAGACTTCCCAATGCCAAATCCCTGATCTCTAACAGCAAGTAAACTCAAAGCATTAGCTCCATAACTCATTATGCCCCGGTGGATTTTCAGTCTCTAGCAATGGGTAACTACTACCCATTAACTGTCAGATCACATCAATCAGTGGAAGCCAGGCCTCACAGTTTACATGCTTTGTAACATGTCCACACATTACAGCAGTTCATATATACCTCCAACTGCTTCCCAGCTTTGATGCTGAACTTGAGAGATGCTGAGCTTCATCATGTCAAGAGGAATGACAGTGGGTTTACTCTGATTAGAAGGCCCAGAAAAGGGGGTAAGAGACTGAGCTACAGAAGGGAAATGCCACTGTCCCTCATGTATACCATAAGCAGGGCAAATACCTTCTACAGATCCCCGACAAGGCATAGAGGAGCCAGGCAAGCTGCCAGGCATAGATGACATTCCAGATGAGGAAAGTCCAGCCAGCTGGTGTGAAGTCAGTGTTGTACTTCGCTGAGATGTTTCCAGGAGTTGACCTGAACAGACCTGTGGTGGTGAACATTATTGCAGGTAAAAGTGTTACTACATACTAAGGATGGGGAAAGACTGCTAAATTCCCTCATCCTATAATCGTCCTCAAGGCTTAGGCCACACCTCAGTGGATCTGAAGGAGATGAAAGGATGCACATGGTGAAAACAAGCCACATGCTACAATTGGCTCTCCTTTAGACATCCGTTACAGAATCACTGTCGCTGTGGGGATCCCCAAGCACCTTCCCTCTTACACAGAACCAGAAAAGCCAGTTGCATGAAGAAGCCAGAGAGAAGCACAATGCCCATTTCTGACAGATTCAGCTGGGTAGCGTTCAAACCAGGCACCACTGCCGtcaaacacacagcagcagcctgaacAGCTTTCACCAGGATACAAGGGCAGTGTGTGCAAAGACTGCCTTTCACCTGCCACTAGATCCAGGTTCACCAAGAGCAAGACCATTTACTTGGACTTCAAGAACTGGATTTCAGTCACCCAGCTGTAATACC
Protein-coding regions in this window:
- the LOC115609578 gene encoding uncharacterized protein LOC115609578; this encodes MDAMHKLKILVMFLALAIFLAMVILNAGNATGTFKGLFRSTPGNISAKYNTDFTPAGWTFLIWNVIYAWQLAWLLYALSGICRRNEFGCVYIKPDLLPIPFYAVWILNNGLNISWLLLWDRECLLPALVLLAALTFTTYACLFISHRALRAHSSWLVKGHKAELWLIRILVQNGLALYATWTSIATLLNFAIVLIYKWNVANETATTACLSILGLGLVIWFYLENFVLDKYVRYNLTVYPVVITALTGSACKNFLLSFPTTNGVFIVVLLAITCFIFAIRLGLVAWRHFRRPLEASEDSDPSRTVA